A window of Chloroflexota bacterium contains these coding sequences:
- a CDS encoding NAD(P)/FAD-dependent oxidoreductase yields MTNIIVVGGGPAGVTAALRARELGANVTLVERGRLGGVCTNDGCAPTRVLAKAARLVREAEQFGDYGLIGQPPTVDLAELLARVQQTIYRLQEKKQLLSHLEEAGVKVLAEVGEARFVDAHTLVLAGSNDFSRSPATEVATTILKADKFILCVGGHARRLNFPGSEYALTHSDVWTMRSLPRSVAVVGAAATGCQLASILAAFGAQTHLLDLAPRILPAEDENVSAEIANGFRKHGIKIITGIGGVHQIDKIGSGLCLHYKSGADVLSLEVEAVIMATGWAGNVERLNAEAAGIKTEHGYVVVDDFLRSTAPHIFAAGDITGRMMLVQSAGYEARVAAENAVLGLARKYEHRIVPHGGFTDPEYGSVGFTEAQARAAEPDCVVARVSYAELDRPVIDGRPDGFCKLIVSRATRQLLGAHVVGEQAVEVVQLIATGMAAGLQIEQLAELELAYPTFTEIVGLAARQSAHELAVTPLAPHWRALGQRSALTQGR; encoded by the coding sequence ATGACGAACATTATTGTAGTTGGCGGCGGGCCGGCAGGTGTCACCGCCGCCCTGCGCGCCCGCGAACTGGGCGCAAACGTGACCCTGGTAGAACGCGGACGACTCGGCGGTGTTTGCACCAACGACGGTTGCGCGCCGACGCGGGTGCTGGCCAAAGCGGCCCGTCTCGTCCGCGAGGCCGAACAGTTTGGCGATTACGGGCTGATCGGCCAGCCGCCCACTGTGGACCTGGCCGAATTGCTGGCGCGAGTCCAGCAAACGATCTACCGCCTGCAAGAGAAGAAGCAACTGCTCAGCCACCTGGAAGAGGCCGGGGTTAAAGTGCTGGCGGAGGTTGGCGAAGCGCGTTTCGTGGACGCGCACACGCTGGTCCTTGCCGGTAGTAACGACTTTAGTCGTTCGCCAGCGACTGAAGTCGCTACTACAATACTGAAAGCTGATAAGTTCATTCTCTGTGTCGGCGGCCATGCCCGACGATTGAATTTCCCCGGCAGTGAATATGCCCTCACACACAGCGACGTGTGGACGATGCGGAGTCTGCCACGCTCGGTCGCCGTCGTCGGGGCGGCGGCCACCGGTTGTCAACTGGCTTCTATCCTCGCCGCTTTCGGCGCGCAGACTCACTTACTTGATCTCGCGCCCCGCATCCTGCCCGCCGAGGATGAAAATGTGTCGGCGGAGATCGCAAATGGTTTTCGGAAACACGGGATCAAGATCATTACCGGCATCGGCGGCGTCCACCAGATTGACAAGATCGGGTCGGGACTCTGCCTCCACTACAAATCCGGCGCCGACGTTCTCTCCCTGGAAGTGGAAGCGGTCATCATGGCGACCGGTTGGGCCGGCAACGTTGAAAGGTTGAATGCCGAAGCGGCGGGTATCAAGACCGAACACGGTTACGTGGTAGTGGACGATTTTCTGCGTTCGACCGCGCCGCACATCTTTGCCGCCGGCGACATCACCGGGCGGATGATGCTGGTGCAGAGCGCCGGTTACGAAGCGCGGGTGGCCGCCGAGAACGCCGTGCTGGGCCTGGCGCGCAAATACGAACATCGGATCGTGCCGCACGGCGGCTTCACCGACCCAGAATACGGCAGTGTGGGCTTCACCGAAGCGCAGGCGCGGGCCGCCGAGCCGGATTGCGTTGTGGCGCGAGTGTCTTACGCCGAACTGGATCGGCCCGTGATTGATGGCCGCCCGGACGGGTTCTGCAAGCTGATTGTTTCGCGAGCCACGCGCCAACTGTTAGGCGCACACGTCGTCGGCGAGCAGGCGGTGGAAGTCGTACAATTGATTGCCACCGGCATGGCGGCCGGACTGCAAATCGAGCAGTTAGCCGAACTGGAACTGGCCTACCCGACCTTCACCGAAATCGTCGGCCTGGCGGCGCGGCAGTCCGCACACGAATTGGCGGTGACCCCGCTCGCGCCGCACTGGCGCGCTCTCGGCCAACGAAGCGCTTTAACGCAAGGACGCTAA
- a CDS encoding SpoIIE family protein phosphatase, protein MTTLLRSFWQTLTGQSQPAATETPQQPAAQPARPVKALTLEIAPNDPLAVYFQSSPGTVEIERLNMDSPALKVLKAARVKLIVPLVSQGELIGVVSLDHRRSEQDYSSDDRGLLSNLATQAGPAVRVAQLVRQQQLEAQARERLEQELRVARLIQQTLLPKELPALAGWNVAAYYQPARSVGGDFYDFIYLPDGRLGLVIGDVTDKGVPAALVMATAHALLRTAALQFDTPGQVLAQVNNLICPDIPPKMFVTCLYAILDSTTGRLHYANAGHDLPYAWSGAGATELRARGMPLGLMSGMNYEEKEKMIAPGESILFYSDGLVEAHNARRDMFGFPRLGRLVGEHKGGASVIEFLLDELKTFTGPDWEQEDDTTMVVVQRGEAEDGGEAASWQTIAAFTVPSEPGNEREAMQRVAEVVKDLNLPSARFEKLKTAVAEGTMNAIEHGNQNRPDLNVEIAVLVSAARDALAVRITDHALAGNKPVAAATPDLDAKLAGLQTPRGWGLFLIEKMVDKMNVISNEAHHTLELIVTLQGDGHAQ, encoded by the coding sequence ATGACCACTTTACTGAGATCTTTCTGGCAAACGCTGACCGGTCAAAGCCAACCGGCGGCAACCGAGACGCCTCAACAGCCGGCGGCCCAACCGGCCCGCCCGGTCAAGGCGCTCACCCTTGAAATTGCGCCCAACGACCCGCTGGCGGTCTATTTCCAGAGTTCGCCCGGCACAGTGGAGATCGAACGACTCAATATGGACTCGCCCGCGCTGAAAGTGTTGAAGGCGGCCCGGGTCAAACTGATAGTGCCGCTGGTCAGCCAGGGTGAACTCATTGGCGTGGTCAGCCTCGACCATCGCCGCAGTGAGCAGGACTATTCCAGCGACGACCGCGGGCTGTTGAGCAACCTGGCCACGCAGGCCGGGCCGGCGGTGCGCGTGGCGCAACTGGTGCGCCAGCAACAACTCGAAGCGCAAGCCCGTGAACGGTTGGAACAGGAATTGCGCGTCGCGCGCCTGATCCAGCAAACGCTTCTGCCTAAAGAATTACCCGCCCTGGCCGGCTGGAACGTGGCCGCCTATTACCAACCCGCGCGCTCGGTGGGCGGCGACTTTTACGACTTCATCTATTTGCCCGATGGCCGCCTGGGTCTGGTGATCGGCGATGTCACCGACAAAGGCGTACCGGCGGCCCTGGTCATGGCCACCGCCCACGCGCTCTTGCGCACGGCCGCCCTCCAATTCGACACCCCCGGGCAAGTGCTGGCGCAAGTCAACAACCTGATCTGCCCCGACATCCCGCCCAAGATGTTCGTCACCTGCCTGTACGCCATCCTCGACTCGACCACTGGGCGCTTGCACTACGCCAACGCCGGCCACGATTTGCCCTATGCCTGGTCGGGCGCCGGCGCAACCGAACTGCGTGCGCGCGGGATGCCGCTCGGCCTGATGTCGGGCATGAACTACGAAGAAAAAGAAAAGATGATCGCCCCCGGCGAGAGCATCCTTTTCTACAGCGACGGCCTGGTGGAAGCCCACAATGCCCGGCGCGATATGTTCGGGTTCCCGCGCCTGGGGCGGCTGGTTGGCGAACACAAGGGCGGCGCGAGCGTGATTGAATTTTTGCTCGACGAACTCAAAACCTTCACCGGCCCGGACTGGGAACAGGAAGACGATACGACGATGGTGGTCGTTCAACGTGGTGAAGCAGAGGATGGGGGGGAAGCCGCCTCCTGGCAAACCATTGCCGCCTTTACTGTCCCCAGCGAACCCGGCAACGAACGTGAAGCCATGCAACGCGTGGCCGAGGTAGTGAAGGACCTGAACCTGCCCTCGGCCCGTTTTGAAAAATTGAAGACGGCAGTGGCCGAAGGCACGATGAACGCCATCGAGCACGGCAACCAGAACCGGCCCGACCTGAACGTGGAAATCGCCGTGTTAGTGTCGGCGGCCCGGGACGCGTTGGCGGTGCGCATCACCGATCACGCTCTGGCTGGCAACAAGCCGGTGGCGGCGGCCACCCCCGATCTGGACGCCAAGCTGGCCGGCCTGCAAACGCCGCGCGGCTGGGGGTTGTTCCTCATCGAGAAGATGGTGGACAAGATGAACGTGATCAGCAACGAGGCGCACCACACCCTCGAACTCATCGTAACTCTTCAAGGAGACGGGCATGCCCAATAA
- a CDS encoding STAS domain-containing protein: MPNNTLSTSVRQANSTAIIDLRGEINSFAEEVLNNAYTEANQAHPKIILLNFSGVDYINSTGIALIVGLLAQARKSGQRLFTTGLSSHYVEIFQITRLSDFMNIYPDEASALAAQ; this comes from the coding sequence ATGCCCAATAACACACTATCCACAAGCGTGCGCCAGGCAAACTCAACTGCGATTATTGACTTGCGCGGCGAGATCAATTCCTTTGCCGAAGAAGTTCTGAACAACGCCTATACCGAAGCCAACCAGGCCCATCCTAAAATTATCCTGCTCAACTTCAGCGGCGTAGACTACATCAACAGCACCGGCATCGCCCTCATCGTCGGCCTGCTGGCGCAAGCGCGCAAGTCGGGCCAGCGGTTGTTCACCACCGGCCTGAGCAGTCACTATGTCGAAATCTTCCAGATCACCCGGCTGTCCGATTTCATGAACATCTATCCCGACGAGGCCAGCGCCCTCGCGGCCCAGTAA
- a CDS encoding STAS domain-containing protein, which yields MTPAKATLTVRSLNSHASVVDIKGDITAAAEAALSDAYTQATAAGARIIILNFSGLEYMNSSGIGLLVTLLVRANRQKQHLLACGLSQHYQQIFELTRLNEAIGIFNTEADAIATAG from the coding sequence ATGACCCCGGCTAAAGCGACTCTCACCGTGCGTTCACTTAATAGCCACGCCAGTGTGGTGGACATCAAAGGCGACATCACCGCCGCCGCCGAGGCGGCCTTGTCGGATGCTTACACTCAGGCCACCGCCGCCGGTGCGCGCATCATCATCCTGAATTTCAGCGGCCTCGAATACATGAACAGTTCCGGCATCGGCCTGCTGGTGACTCTGCTCGTGCGCGCCAACCGGCAAAAGCAACACCTGCTGGCCTGCGGCCTGAGCCAGCACTACCAGCAGATTTTTGAGTTGACCCGCCTCAACGAAGCTATCGGCATCTTCAATACCGAAGCCGATGCAATCGCCACGGCTGGCTGA
- a CDS encoding NAD(P)/FAD-dependent oxidoreductase, translated as MPIYDAIIVGAGPNGLAAAITLARAGRKVLVREAASTIGGGSRSAELTLPGFVHDVCAAAHPLGLASPFFRSLSLSEFGLEWIQPSIPVAHPFDDGTAAVLDRSLEATGDSLGADSKTYQRLMKPLVADWEKIMREFLGPLRFPRYPLAMTRFGLLAIWPARTLAQTLFRGGRARALFAGLAAHSIQPLERPPTAAFGFMLGILGHAVGWPVAKGGSQSIVNAMAAYLRSLSGEIVTDARVDSVDELPSARAVLFDVTPRQFLHLAKDRLPASYRNTLERYRYGPGAFKIDFALSEPIPWKAEACRRAGTVHLGGTLEEIAASESAVWRNETAERPYILLAQQSLFDCSRAPQGQHTAWAYCHVPHASTVDMTERIIAQIERFAPGFRDCILAHHSHSTKVMEQYNPNYIGGDITGGVQDFGQLFTRPTWHFPPYATPARGLYLCSASTPPGGGVHGMCGYFAAQTALRDERL; from the coding sequence ATGCCTATTTACGACGCCATCATCGTCGGCGCCGGCCCCAACGGGCTGGCCGCCGCCATTACCCTCGCCCGGGCCGGGCGCAAAGTGCTGGTGCGCGAAGCCGCTTCCACCATCGGCGGCGGCTCCCGCTCCGCCGAACTGACTCTGCCCGGTTTCGTCCACGACGTGTGCGCGGCCGCCCATCCTCTTGGATTGGCCTCCCCGTTTTTCCGGTCGTTGTCATTGAGTGAATTCGGCCTGGAATGGATCCAGCCGTCAATTCCTGTGGCTCACCCGTTTGACGACGGCACGGCGGCAGTGCTGGATCGGTCGCTTGAAGCCACGGGCGACTCGCTCGGCGCAGATTCAAAAACCTATCAACGCTTGATGAAACCGCTCGTGGCGGACTGGGAAAAGATCATGCGCGAGTTTCTCGGCCCGTTGCGCTTTCCGCGCTACCCGCTGGCCATGACTCGCTTTGGCCTGCTGGCGATCTGGCCCGCCCGGACTCTGGCTCAGACTCTCTTTCGGGGCGGGCGGGCCAGGGCCTTGTTCGCCGGGTTGGCCGCCCACTCGATCCAACCGTTGGAGCGCCCACCCACCGCCGCCTTCGGCTTCATGCTCGGCATCCTCGGCCACGCCGTCGGCTGGCCGGTCGCCAAAGGCGGCTCGCAATCCATTGTGAACGCGATGGCGGCTTATCTTCGTTCGCTGAGCGGCGAGATCGTCACTGATGCGCGAGTGGACTCGGTGGATGAGTTGCCGTCCGCCCGCGCTGTTCTTTTTGATGTGACCCCGCGCCAGTTCCTGCATCTGGCAAAGGATCGCCTGCCGGCGTCGTATCGCAACACGCTGGAGCGGTATCGTTACGGGCCGGGGGCCTTTAAGATTGACTTTGCCTTGAGTGAGCCGATCCCGTGGAAAGCTGAAGCATGCCGACGCGCCGGCACGGTGCATCTGGGCGGCACGCTTGAGGAAATTGCCGCTTCCGAAAGCGCCGTGTGGCGGAACGAAACCGCCGAGCGGCCTTACATCTTGCTGGCCCAGCAGAGTCTATTCGATTGCTCACGCGCGCCGCAGGGCCAGCACACGGCCTGGGCTTACTGCCACGTGCCACATGCCTCCACCGTTGACATGACCGAACGCATCATTGCCCAAATCGAGCGCTTCGCGCCGGGCTTTCGCGATTGCATTCTGGCGCATCACTCTCATTCGACAAAAGTGATGGAGCAATACAACCCCAACTACATCGGCGGCGACATCACCGGCGGGGTGCAGGATTTTGGCCAACTCTTCACCCGTCCCACGTGGCATTTTCCGCCTTACGCCACTCCAGCCCGCGGCCTCTATCTTTGCTCGGCTTCCACCCCGCCGGGCGGCGGCGTGCACGGCATGTGCGGCTACTTTGCGGCGCAGACGGCCTTGCGCGATGAAAGGCTATAA
- a CDS encoding glutamine--tRNA ligase/YqeY domain fusion protein translates to MTSEPTAPQPTDFIRAAVAEDLKAGRFNRVHTRFPPEPNGYLHIGHAKAISVDFGIAADFGGQCNLRFDDTNPVKEDTEYVENIMADIRWLGYDWEDRLFYASDYFEQLYEYAVKLIKKGKAYVCDLTADEVREYRGTLTEPGQDSPYRNRPVEENLDLFARMRAGEFPDGARTLRARIDMTAGNINMRDPVLYRILHASHHRTGDAWCIYPMYDFAHGQSDSIEGVTHSLCSLEYEDHRPLYDWLIRELEIYAPRQIEFARLNLSYTVVSKRKLLKLVKDGLVRGWDDPRMPTLTGLRRRGYTPEAIRDFCARIGVTKINGTIDLALLEHCVRDDLNKRAPRVMGVLKPLRVVIENYPEDQVEEMDAINNPEDPTAGTRKVPFSRVLYIEQDDFRENPPPKYFRLAPGREVRLRYAYFVKCVEVVKDANGQVVELRCTCDPATRGGDAPDGRKVKATIHWVAAATAVEAEVRLYDRLFQNQDPEASGDFLSDLNPHSLEVLPKCYVEPSLKGATVGDRYQFERNGYFCVDADSADDRLVFNRTVSLKSDYQVPKTL, encoded by the coding sequence ATGACTTCTGAGCCTACTGCCCCCCAACCCACCGACTTCATCCGCGCCGCCGTGGCCGAAGACCTGAAGGCGGGTCGCTTCAACCGCGTCCACACCCGCTTTCCGCCGGAGCCGAACGGCTACCTGCACATCGGCCACGCCAAAGCCATCAGCGTGGACTTCGGCATCGCCGCCGACTTTGGCGGCCAATGCAATCTGCGCTTCGACGACACCAACCCGGTCAAAGAAGATACCGAGTATGTCGAGAACATCATGGCCGACATCCGCTGGCTGGGCTACGACTGGGAAGACCGTCTCTTCTACGCCTCCGACTACTTCGAGCAACTCTACGAGTACGCCGTCAAGTTGATCAAGAAAGGCAAAGCCTACGTCTGCGACCTCACCGCCGACGAAGTGCGCGAGTATCGCGGCACGCTCACCGAGCCGGGCCAGGACAGCCCCTATCGCAACCGCCCGGTGGAGGAGAATCTGGATTTGTTCGCCCGGATGCGGGCCGGTGAGTTCCCCGATGGTGCCCGCACCCTGCGAGCCAGGATTGACATGACCGCCGGCAACATCAATATGCGCGATCCGGTGCTCTACCGCATCCTCCACGCCAGCCACCACCGCACCGGCGACGCCTGGTGCATTTACCCGATGTACGACTTCGCTCACGGCCAGAGCGACTCCATCGAAGGCGTCACCCACTCGCTGTGCTCATTGGAATACGAAGATCACCGGCCCTTGTATGATTGGTTGATTAGAGAATTGGAGATTTACGCCCCGCGCCAGATCGAGTTCGCCCGCCTCAATCTTTCCTACACGGTGGTGAGCAAGCGCAAGCTCTTGAAATTGGTGAAGGACGGCCTCGTGCGCGGCTGGGACGACCCGCGCATGCCCACCCTCACCGGCCTGCGGCGGCGCGGCTATACACCCGAAGCCATCCGCGATTTCTGCGCCCGCATCGGCGTCACCAAGATCAACGGCACGATTGACCTGGCCCTGCTGGAGCATTGCGTCCGCGACGACCTCAACAAGCGCGCGCCCCGGGTCATGGGCGTGCTCAAGCCCCTGCGCGTCGTCATCGAAAACTATCCCGAAGATCAGGTTGAGGAAATGGATGCAATCAACAACCCCGAGGACCCAACCGCCGGGACGCGCAAGGTGCCCTTCAGCCGCGTGCTCTACATCGAGCAGGACGACTTCCGCGAGAACCCGCCGCCCAAATATTTCCGCCTCGCGCCGGGCCGCGAGGTGCGCCTGCGCTACGCCTACTTCGTCAAGTGTGTGGAGGTGGTGAAGGATGCGAACGGCCAGGTGGTGGAATTGCGTTGCACCTGCGACCCGGCCACGCGCGGCGGCGACGCGCCCGATGGTCGTAAAGTGAAGGCCACCATTCACTGGGTGGCGGCCGCCACTGCGGTGGAGGCCGAAGTGCGTCTCTATGATCGCCTGTTCCAGAACCAGGACCCGGAAGCGAGTGGCGACTTCCTTTCCGACCTCAACCCGCATTCGTTGGAAGTCCTGCCTAAGTGCTACGTGGAGCCGTCACTGAAAGGGGCAACGGTCGGCGACCGCTACCAGTTCGAGCGCAACGGCTACTTCTGCGTAGATGCTGATTCGGCGGACGACCGGCTCGTCTTCAACCGCACCGTGTCGCTAAAGAGTGATTACCAAGTGCCCAAAACCTTATAG
- a CDS encoding DUF4338 domain-containing protein: MVSKHKLEEVTAKSLRRKILAHFKQVKQSDSEETKDSLRALHEPAVQVELLKNQKWIKANYPKYSKYFADGIDMAPAKIKPILIEVNDEHWANLFRLARLTWSLPFTRGYGRRLRYVLLDEANEKLIGVLGLQSPPLDFPVRDKLFNYPEGRKIELVNQTMDIYTLGAIPPYNRLLGGKLVALTAASNEVRQAYSKKYTGAVTEIDKRTLPARLVALTTTSAYGRSSIYNRLNYNNRAIAYSIGYTEGYGSFHLAPLYPLVCEFLEKSGEVIRGGFGVGPRIMWQNYKRVFSLLDLPSQLLKHGVRREAFLFPLSSNLENYMSGKASRPVYYHQSFQDLVDWWCERWLLPRADRVDGWHAWDKEQIEHLLTLKKS; encoded by the coding sequence ATGGTATCCAAACATAAGCTAGAAGAAGTAACAGCCAAGAGTCTCCGTCGGAAGATACTCGCGCATTTTAAGCAGGTAAAACAATCCGACTCGGAGGAGACAAAAGATTCCCTCCGCGCTTTGCATGAGCCAGCCGTTCAAGTCGAACTGCTCAAAAACCAAAAGTGGATTAAGGCTAATTATCCCAAGTATTCTAAGTATTTTGCAGACGGCATTGATATGGCCCCTGCAAAAATTAAACCTATTCTGATAGAAGTCAATGACGAGCATTGGGCCAATCTTTTTCGTCTTGCACGGCTAACGTGGTCTTTACCATTTACACGGGGTTACGGCAGACGGCTAAGATATGTTTTACTGGATGAAGCCAACGAAAAATTAATTGGCGTTCTTGGTCTACAGTCCCCTCCACTTGATTTTCCTGTACGTGACAAGCTATTCAACTACCCGGAAGGGCGAAAAATTGAGCTTGTAAATCAAACGATGGATATATACACGCTAGGCGCAATCCCCCCTTACAATCGGTTGTTGGGCGGGAAATTAGTTGCGCTGACCGCCGCATCAAACGAAGTTAGGCAGGCTTACAGTAAAAAATACACCGGGGCAGTTACCGAAATTGATAAACGGACTTTGCCAGCAAGACTCGTTGCCCTCACTACAACAAGCGCCTATGGAAGAAGCAGCATCTATAACAGACTAAACTACAACAACCGTGCCATAGCATATTCAATCGGTTACACGGAAGGATATGGCAGTTTCCATCTCGCGCCTTTGTACCCTTTGGTCTGCGAGTTTCTAGAGAAATCAGGAGAAGTTATACGGGGCGGCTTTGGGGTTGGCCCTCGCATCATGTGGCAAAACTACAAACGGGTTTTTAGCCTGCTTGACCTGCCAAGCCAATTACTCAAGCATGGCGTAAGGCGCGAGGCTTTTCTGTTTCCACTAAGTTCTAATCTAGAAAACTATATGAGCGGAAAAGCATCTCGCCCCGTTTACTATCACCAATCGTTTCAAGACCTAGTAGATTGGTGGTGCGAACGGTGGCTATTGCCGAGAGCCGACAGAGTCGACGGTTGGCACGCTTGGGATAAAGAACAAATTGAGCATTTGCTCACTTTGAAGAAATCATGA
- a CDS encoding DNA double-strand break repair nuclease NurA, giving the protein MNANFDRPFADLPSALVDEVLQRTQEVGKALLDSFHELQSQKAARRNQLTDSKLLGRESDFEYGIIPTTCGIDGAFAIERLLAIDLIAVAAVAMEGLTPPSENRFWPEPRHQVLIETESHDPDTGTIARALMMGMELSLAVQAPHEVVFLDGSLTTPIIFFNQALNKIQEAEHLKTSQEFLARAKDILEAYQAILKAHRSDKYWVAIPKYTTRREIGEISQWPESQDDRSILTGILEPGEITQPVELKKPEKPWHLNTNPIKAKGVAELADDITNRLYEIQVVYYRPYPWLPALRLEMSRAVAKTPARLASVLHAIKHQCGAPAMMEPYPLYMADRMVKSLATAIPTFRQITSQHMAEAYQGDVADIFLGLHGYRTETGR; this is encoded by the coding sequence ATGAATGCTAATTTCGACCGCCCTTTTGCCGATTTGCCATCGGCGCTTGTTGACGAAGTGCTACAGCGCACTCAGGAAGTGGGAAAAGCCCTTCTGGACTCATTCCATGAATTGCAATCACAGAAGGCCGCCCGCCGCAATCAACTGACAGACTCAAAGCTATTGGGCCGCGAATCTGATTTTGAGTATGGCATCATCCCGACAACTTGTGGAATAGATGGAGCATTTGCCATTGAGCGATTATTGGCTATTGACTTGATAGCGGTGGCAGCGGTTGCTATGGAGGGACTGACCCCGCCGTCAGAAAACCGTTTCTGGCCTGAACCGCGCCATCAGGTTTTGATTGAAACCGAGTCGCACGACCCCGACACCGGAACAATAGCGAGAGCCTTGATGATGGGGATGGAGTTAAGCCTAGCCGTACAAGCCCCTCATGAAGTTGTTTTTCTTGATGGGTCGCTGACCACTCCAATCATCTTCTTCAATCAAGCACTGAACAAAATACAGGAAGCAGAACATTTGAAAACTTCGCAGGAGTTTCTGGCCCGTGCGAAGGACATTTTGGAAGCCTATCAGGCAATACTCAAAGCGCACCGTTCCGACAAGTATTGGGTGGCTATCCCTAAATACACTACTCGTCGTGAAATAGGAGAAATATCGCAGTGGCCAGAGTCACAAGATGACCGTTCTATTTTGACTGGCATCCTAGAGCCAGGAGAAATTACCCAACCAGTTGAGTTGAAAAAGCCTGAAAAGCCTTGGCATTTGAATACTAACCCTATTAAGGCCAAGGGTGTGGCGGAACTCGCCGACGACATCACAAATCGCTTGTATGAAATTCAGGTGGTGTATTACCGGCCATATCCTTGGTTGCCTGCTTTGCGCCTTGAAATGAGTCGCGCGGTTGCCAAAACCCCCGCTAGACTTGCAAGCGTGTTACATGCTATCAAACATCAATGCGGCGCACCCGCAATGATGGAACCTTACCCGCTTTATATGGCTGACCGTATGGTTAAGTCGCTTGCAACAGCCATCCCAACGTTTAGACAAATTACAAGCCAGCACATGGCCGAGGCATATCAAGGCGATGTCGCAGATATATTCCTTGGGCTTCACGGATATCGAACTGAAACAGGTAGATGA